The Arachis hypogaea cultivar Tifrunner chromosome 16, arahy.Tifrunner.gnm2.J5K5, whole genome shotgun sequence genome contains a region encoding:
- the LOC112758367 gene encoding uncharacterized protein isoform X3: protein MRSLDLEAMHAPEFPEYVNAGELPVMLDGEFTVGMEFSSREAVIKAMKDYTIHRGVDYRVHESEPTTFYAKCTQYGA from the exons ATGCGGTCGTTAGATTTGGAGGCCATGCATGCACCGGAATTTCCTGAATATGTAAATGCAG GGGAGCTTCCCGTTATGCTAGATGGTGAATTTACCGTGGGCATGGAATTCAGTTCTAGGGAGGCAGTAATTAAGGCGATGAAAGATTATACTATTCACAGAGGTGTAGATTATCGGGTGCATGAGTCAGAACCGACGACATTCTATGCTAAATGCACCCAGTATGGCGCATga